From the genome of Anticarsia gemmatalis isolate Benzon Research Colony breed Stoneville strain chromosome 13, ilAntGemm2 primary, whole genome shotgun sequence, one region includes:
- the LOC142977920 gene encoding uncharacterized protein LOC142977920 encodes MCHPKSSHDVNRTFLFMIVLLSLKLCSPQDLNEEFVNEDSIETLSDISMVVPVKKVKFPRNAGASTPCRMSELLCDTGQCISLDKYCNGEDDCGDKSDEPKSCTPCNRTYMGDVGRTYELEVRRPREDHLPFLCHLNFTATGGNYGDIIQLTFDTFTVGKFVSFTSDGCPDGHMTIVERSPSPPTGQWCGSAWGYTVYFSESDSINMTLRLDRLSQQGVGYNFDFKLAYKFLRRSEARLRYGNATVGAWRGERVPGTYCDRILSDCDLRACRIQSPNFPGVYPRNATCTYRIEHTKIPADKHVLLAVRQTNSHKIHIKDQIVKYDRSQRVLKIWDQCNVVQDYLTVWDGPTRDSPVLVRLCGGDAVPDIVSRGPNMLLEFHTSPYDNPFHPVPLSYLPGFELEVQVLYVDKDSHSYVRSDGRCRFVLRSSDKTSGVLRNPRHSLPPNTSCVYYFQGRANEIVWVSFVKYHSAGTEPAGFDQQKDCSSQLTIWDGAAPDADLDRKLDMSDKKSRLGLFCREESPRLCDHALLSNATRATRPCAPSESYITTGNALTILQELRQGSALYPVSFVLRYEFVDVSEQGQPLVDSQSACDRVFKSAQTYSGRFQAPRAIFYYGRGGAQNLTCILRFEAKQGERIQLTFTSTYFGNKYCNTHKDSRTSRWKCDRPAKRTFGGEGLAQIIITEYPWEGVPIQRDCICTNRSEPLNIHTLTAPVVEVNFTVTMMNITEDYDDFAFEGEYKFVPTGPGDETVCSSGWGKRRLRGSSGEIRLFDKRQVPVAPEIVGDRHVISESVRAEVACVHRPWLIEPGGDEVTPVQGRYLYVKIPGYEVSSSSPFCTTPNRLYIYEAHDTSKLREVCPDTTNVIELFSPGWKSSQTTLETSLKPHARSYVIDFLQHEQADYSIKWIELMKKPSFEHDPESPNIIPAPVSLECRYSCPELNACIPIALWCDGSAHCPSGYDEDDSNCSFRISLPPPYVAAAAGVGLLLCAIAVALCACRRRRRKDKEFKARLDGALPPEERPFDRAKTNGVPEAARQYATVQKYATIDKYSLSQKYSAGLNDARYYDEVAQRDKLSDTRYASLGRAGRGMRVENSRGNGSRRAMPDLGYPDLKDGFC; translated from the exons ATGTGTCATCCAAAGAGTTCTCATGACGTCAACAGAACTTTTTTGTTCATGATAGTGCTTCTCTCCTTAAAACTGTGCAGTCCTCAGGACTTGAACGAGGAATTTGTGAACGAGGATAGTATAGAAACTTTATCTGATATTAGTATGGTTGTGCCAGTGAAAAAGGTGAAGTTTCCACGGAACGCGGGTGCGTCTACGCCGTGTAGGATGAGCGAGTTGCTCTGTGATACTGGACAGTGTATATCGCTGGACAAGTATTGTAACGGCGAGGACGACTGCGGCGATAAGAGCGACGAGCCCAAGTCTTGCACGC CATGCAACAGGACTTACATGGGCGACGTCGGTCGTACATACGAATTAGAAGTGCGACGGCCGCGCGAGGACCATCTCCCTTTCCTCTGTCACCTCAACTTCACAGCCACCGGAGGCAACTACGGAGACATTATACAG TTAACGTTCGACACGTTTACCGTGGGTAAGTTTGTGTCGTTCACCTCTGATGGGTGTCCGGACGGGCACATGACGATCGTGGAGAGAAGTCCGTCGCCACCCACGGGACAGTGGTGCGGCTCTGCGTGGGGTTACACTGTCTACTTCAGCGAGTCTGACAGCATAAATATGACTTTAAGATTAGATCGGCTGAGTCAACAG GGTGTGGGCTACAATTTCGACTTCAAACTGGCTTACAAGTTTCTTCGTCGTAGCGAAGCAAGATTACGGTATGGGAACGCGACAGTGGGTGCGTGGCGAGGCGAGCGAGTGCCGGGGACGTATTGCGATAGAATACTGAGCGATTGTGACCTCAGAGCCTGTCGCATACAGTCGCCCAACTTCCCCGGCGTATATCCCCGCAACGCGACCTGTACATACCGTATCGAACACACTAAG ATACCGGCAGATAAACATGTTTTACTAGCAGTAAGACAGACTAATAGTCACAAAATACATATCAAAGATCAGATAGTGAAGTACGACAGGAGTCAGCGTGTTTTGAA GATTTGGGACCAGTGCAATGTTGTGCAAGATTACCTCACAGTGTGGGACGGCCCTACTCGCGATTCCCCGGTATTGGTTCGCCTTTGTGGAGGAGACGCTGTACCCGATATTGTCAGTCGAGGTCCCAATATGTTGTTGGAGTTTCATACATCGCCGTACGATAATCCTTTCCATCCGGTCCCGTTGAGCTACCTGCCAGGATTTGAGCTTGAAGTACAG GTGCTGTACGTGGACAAAGATTCACATTCGTACGTGCGCTCAGACGGCCGCTGTCGTTTTGTACTACGCTCTTCGGACAAAACTAGTGGGGTATTGAGGAATCCGAGGCATTCTCTGCCCCCGAATACGTCGTGTGTTTACTACTTTCAG ggaCGTGCCAATGAGATCGTGTGGGTTTCATTCGTGAAGTACCACTCAGCGGGGACAGAGCCTGCAGGTTTTGACCAGCAAAAAGACTGTTCATCGCAACTCACTATATGGGACGGTGCTGCTCCCGATGCAGATTTAGATAGAAAG TTGGATATGAGTGATAAGAAGTCCCGGCTAGGGTTGTTCTGTCGGGAAGAGTCGCCGAGGTTGTGTGACCACGCTCTGCTGTCGAACGCGACAAGGGCTACCCGCCCGTGCGCGCCCTCCGAGAGCTACATCACTACTGGCAACGCGCTCACCATACTGCAA GAACTTCGTCAAGGATCCGCTCTCTATCCTGTTTCATTTGTCCTTCGTTACGAGTTTGTCGACGTGAGTGAACAAGGACAACCATTGGTAGACTCACAGTCTGCCTGTGACAGAGTCTTCAAATCTGCTCAGACTTATTCTGGCAGGTTCCAAGCTCCACGTGCTATCTTTTACTACGGAAGAGGAGGCGCACAAAATCTAACTTGCATTCTAAG ATTCGAAGCAAAACAAGGCGAAAGAATCCAATTGACCTTCACGAGCACTTactttggaaataaatattgtaatacacaCAAAGACTCGCGCACTAGTCGTTGGAAATGCGATAGGCCTGCGAAGAGAACCTTTGGCGGCGAAGGACTCGCTCAAATCATAATAACAGAATATCCTTGGGAAGGAGTACCTATACAAAGAGACTGCATTTGTACTAATAGATCAGAACCATTGAATATTCACACATTGACAGCACCCGTAGTGGAGGTCAATTTTACCGTCACAATGATGAACATCACTGAAGATTACGATGATTTCGCTTTTGAAGGTGAATATAAATTTGTTCCTACTGGTCCAGGCGATGAGACCGTCTGCTCTTCTGGTTGGGGAAAAAGACGACTGAGAGGCAGCAGTGGAGAAATAAGATTGTTTGATAAAAGGCAAGTCCCTGTTGCACCAGAAATTGTTGGAGATAGACATGTCATATCGGAGAGTGTGAGGGCGGAGGTTGCCTGTGTCCATAGACCTTGGCTCATTGAGCCCGGAGGAGACGAAGTTACACCAGTACAAGGAAGATACCTGTATGTTAAAATACCTGGATATGAGGTGTCATCATCGTCACCTTTCTGTACTACCCCAAACCGATTATACATATACGAGGCTCACGATACATCAAAACTAAGAGAAGTCTGTCCCGATACCACAAATGTCATTGAGCTCTTCTCGCCAGGATGGAAATCGTCACAAACTACTTTGGAAACTTCACTTAAACCCCACGCTCGAAGTTACGTTATTGATTTTCTGCAACATGAGCAAGCAGATTATTCTATAAAATGGATTGAGCTTATGAAAAAACCTTCTTTTGAGCACGATCCTGAGTCACCGAATATTATACCAGCACCTGTCTCATTAGAATGTCGTTATAG TTGCCCGGAGTTAAATGCCTGTATACCCATCGCCCTGTGGTGTGATGGAAGCGCTCATTGTCCTTCGGGCTACGATGAAGACGACTCTAACTGCTCGTTCAGAATATCTTTACCTCCACCATACGTAGCCGCCGCCGCTGGAGTAGGTTTACTTCTGTGCGCAATCGCAGTCGCCCTTTGCGCTTGTCGCAGACGACGAAGAAAAGACAAAGAATTCAAAGCAAGGCTAGATGGTGCCCTTCCGCCCGAAGAAAGACCCTTTGATCGCGCTAAAACAAACGGTGTTCCAGAAGCAGCGCGACAATACGCAACAGTGCAAAAATACGCGACGATAGATAAATACAGCTTAAGTCAGAAATACAGTGCAGGGTTGAACGACGCTCGTTACTACGACGAGGTGGCTCAAAGGGACAAGCTCTCGGATACAAGGTATGCTAGTTTAGGTCGCGCCGGTCGAGGCATGCGAGTCGAGAACTCGAGAGGCAACGGTTCAAGAAGAGCAATGCCCGATTTGGGCTATCCGGACTTGAAAGATGGTTTTTGTTGA